From one Papilio machaon chromosome 16, ilPapMach1.1, whole genome shotgun sequence genomic stretch:
- the LOC106716769 gene encoding cuticle protein 3-like encodes MKLIILAAFLGVCAAGALPAYVPSQYRYYPDGRPRAALERNAAILRSNSEINERGYRYAYETENGIKADEAGVEANGIQAQGGYSYVGDDGQVYSVRYTADSNGFQPQGAHLPTPPPIPEAIVRSLQENARAEVSGVYDDGSYRGKYTDASGVVLNRYNYPYRRFFTPYKTYQ; translated from the exons ATGAAATTG ATCATCTTGGCTGCGTTCTTAGGAGTATGCGCCGCGGGCGCCCTCCCGGCGTACGTGCCTTCCCAGTATCGTTATTACCCAGATGGCAGGCCTAGAGCTGCGTTGGAAAGAAACGCAGCAATTCTGAGGTCTAACTCCGAAATTAATGAGCGGGGATACCGATATGCTTATGAAACGGAGAATG GAATAAAAGCTGACGAAGCCGGTGTTGAAGCGAACGGTATACAAGCTCAAGGTGGGTACTCGTACGTTGGGGATGACGGTCAAGTATACAGCGTGAGGTACACTGCCGACTCCAACGGGTTCCAACCGCAGGGCGCACACTTGCCTACCCCACCGCCCATACCCGAAGCTATTGTAAGGTCGCTGCAAGAAAACGCACGAGCTGAAGTCAGTGGCGTTTATGATGATG gCAGCTACCGCGGGAAGTATACTGACGCGTCTGGGGTTGTTTTAAACCGTTACAACTACCCCTACAGACGTTTCTTCACCCCCTACAAGACGTACCAGTAA